The genomic segment tttttaaaaatcctgatttctgggcctcatcctccggaaatactgtttctttgttatggggtggggccacaacattagtaacacagaaacagaatttccggaggatgaggcccagaaatcaggattttaaaaagattcccaggtgattctaatgtgcagccgaggctgagaaacactgatctagaGAGTTAGAAGAGTAAGAGTTCATAGGAAATGGAACACtttttgtttgtgggtttttgttgttgtttttttcattcttgTAAAAACGAGCTCACAATTTTTTCCCAATGTTTCTACATCATTGTGACCTTTGGGGGATCAAGGCAGGCTGTAGGACCAGGTTACTCTAATAAGTGCTCACTAATAGCCATTGTTGCGGAACACTCCGAGCGGGAGACACTTGAAACTAAAGCCAACCAATCCTCTCCCAGTACCAGGTACCACCCAAAGCACTCTTTCTTGTTGTTTATCTTTGGAAACTTCAAAATAAGGACTCCTTGTCGCTGCACTATTCTGTTCTTAGAACCTGTGCCCTCAGGGCGGCCAGAAAACAACTGATTCTAATTCCGGGAGAAACAAAGTTGACATTCCGCCTTTTCCATTTCTGTTCCTTTCACTAAAACGACGGGAAACCGCACCATACGACGACACCGCCTATAAGGCTCCAAACCCAAGGGACTTCAGAACTAAACCTCCCTGCTCCAAGTCTGAGACCCGAGCAGCGCTACACGTAGGCGGCAAGCCTCACCTGCAACAGGAACACAGGTGAGCCAAGCCTCATCTCCCGGCCGCTCAGAGACTACGCCTCCCAGGATGCAACGCGAGCACGTTCCCGCGAAGGCGCACTTGAACCGGTGCATGCCGGGAGGAGGAGTTCCTTCGCTGAATTACTTAAGGCCGATTTCTCTCCCCTCACAAACTAATGATGCTCACATTCCTGGACTCATCCGGAGCGAGATCAGGTATGGACACCTCACATTCATGACTTCTTCCGCTAAAAGTAACTTTGGGAacctgcaaaacaaacaaacaagacaacCAAACTTCTTTGCGGTTTTCCGTTTCCGGTTGGCTTGTTGCCTTGGTAACTGGGACGCACAGGCATCTTGGCGGTTATGGCGGGGCTGGGCAGTACGCCGATCCCCGACGGGGAGTTCACCGCGGCTGTGTACCGGCTCATCCGGGACTCCCGCTACGCCGAGGCGGTGcagctgctgggcagggagctGCAGCGGAGCCCGAGGAGCCGCGCCGGCCTGTCGCTGCTGGGCTACTGCTACTACCGCCTGCAGGAGTTCCCCATGGCGGCCGAGTGCTATGAGCAGCTGAGCCAGCTGCACCCGGAGCTGGAGCAGTACCGCCTGTACCAGGCCCAGGCGCTGTACAAGGCCTGCCTTTATCCCGAGGCCACCCGGGTCGCCTTCCTCCTGTTGGACAACCCCGCCTACCACAGCCGGGTCCTCCGTCTCCAAGCTGCTATCAAGTACAGCGAGGGCGATCTCCCCGGGGCCAGGAGCCTGGTGGAGCAGCTTCTGAGTGGGGAAGGGGGTGAAGACAGTGGGGGTGAGAACGAGTCAGATAGCCAGGTCAACCTGGGTTGTTTGCTCTACAAGGAGGGACAGTATCAAGCTGCATGTTCCAAGTTCTTTACAGCCCTGCAGGCCTCGGGCTACCGGCCTGACCTTTCCTACAATCTGGCTTTGGCCTATTATAGCAGCCGACAGTATGGCCCAGCGCTGAAGCATATTGCTGACATTGTGGAGCGTGGCATCCGCCAGCACCCAGAGCTAGGCGTGGGCATGACCACCGAGGGCATTGATGTTCACAGTGTTGGCAACACTTTAGTTCTTCACCAGACTGCACTGGTGGAAGCCTTCAACCTTAAGGCAGCCATAGAATACCAACTGAAAAACTATGAGGTGGCCCAGGAAGCCCTCACTGACATGCCACCAAGGGCAGAGGAAGAGTTAGACCCTGTGACCCTGCACAACCAGGCGCTGATGAATATGGATGCCAGGCCTACAGAAGGGTTTGAAAAGCTACAGTTTTTGCTCCAACAGAACCCCTTCCCCCCAGAGACCTTTGGCAACCTGTTGCTGCTCTACTGCAAATATGAGTATTTTGACCTAGCAGCCGATGTCCTGGCAGAGAATGCCCACTTGACTTATAAGTTCCTCACACCTTATCTCTATGACTTCTTAGATGCCATGATTACTTGCCAGACAGCTCCTGAAGAGGCCTTCATTAAGCTGGATGGGCTAGCCGGGATGCTGACTGAGCAACTTCGGAAACTCACCATGCaagtgcaggaaggaagacaCATTAGAGATGATGAAAGGGTCAAAAAGGCAGTGAATGAATATGATGACATCCTGGAGAAGTATATTCCCGTATTGATGGCCCAGGCAAAGATCTACTGGAACCTTGAAAATTATTCAATGGTAGAAAAGATCTTCCGCAAATCTGTGGAATTCTGCAATGACCATGATGTATGGAAGCTGAATGTGGCTCATGTTCTGTTCATGCaggaaaacaaatacaaagaagCCATCGGTTTTTATGAGCCCATAGTCAAGAAGCATTATAACAACATCCTGAATGTGAGTGCTATTGTATTGGCTAACCTCTGTGTTTCATATATTATGACAAGTCAAAATGAAGAAGCTGAGGAGTTGATGAGGAAgattgaaaaggaggaagagcaGCTCTCCTATGATGACCCAGATAAGAAAACCTACCATCTCTGCATTGTGAATTTGGTGATAGGGACACTTTACTGTGCCAAAGGAAACTATGACTTTGGGATTTCTCGAGTTATCAAAAGCTTGGAACCTTACAATAAAAAACTGGGAACTGATACCTGGTACTATGCCAAAAGATGCTTCTTGTCCTTATTAGAAAACATGTCAAAACATAGGATCGTGATTCGTGAGAATGTTTTTCAAGAATGCGTGCAGTTTCTAGAACACTGTGAAGTTTATGGCAAGAACGTGCCTGCTGTTATTGAACAACCCCTGGAAGAAGAAAGAATGCATATTGGAAAGAATACGGTCACATATGAATCCAGACAATTAAAAGCTTTGATTTATGAGATTATAGGATGGAATATGTAGTCATGTCTTATAATGGCTTATAGCATAATTggtttatatttgtattttgtactgttttatttgtatttagccATTGGTATCTTTACTTTGTTACATGTTGAACGTTGTATAATTTACagtcataataaaataatttgattaacatgtttttaaaatcttcactaagtgaaaaataagaattttggACATATATCTGTGAAACATTCAAAATGGAATGGGGATACTATGTGTTAGGACTTGTAATGCCTATGTTCCCTTTCCTTTGTTATCATGTGTACTTTGTTGTATTTTGAGAGTCCCTTGCACAAGGATTACATTATCCAAGAACTTGGCACTATCAAGCCTAGAATTCATTGATTACTATATAGAATTTCTAGTCcctactaataaaagagaaaaatggtaattggcgtacgacgatacccttttcattggctaatcagggctatatgcaaattaactgccaactatgattggcagttaactgccaactaagattggcagttaactgccaacaagatggcggttaatttgcatatgtaggcacaatgcagggaggcgaaagggaaagcaggaagaagccccctgccactgacagtgatcgga from the Myotis daubentonii chromosome 7, mMyoDau2.1, whole genome shotgun sequence genome contains:
- the LOC132238481 gene encoding intraflagellar transport protein 70B-like, whose product is MAGLGSTPIPDGEFTAAVYRLIRDSRYAEAVQLLGRELQRSPRSRAGLSLLGYCYYRLQEFPMAAECYEQLSQLHPELEQYRLYQAQALYKACLYPEATRVAFLLLDNPAYHSRVLRLQAAIKYSEGDLPGARSLVEQLLSGEGGEDSGGENESDSQVNLGCLLYKEGQYQAACSKFFTALQASGYRPDLSYNLALAYYSSRQYGPALKHIADIVERGIRQHPELGVGMTTEGIDVHSVGNTLVLHQTALVEAFNLKAAIEYQLKNYEVAQEALTDMPPRAEEELDPVTLHNQALMNMDARPTEGFEKLQFLLQQNPFPPETFGNLLLLYCKYEYFDLAADVLAENAHLTYKFLTPYLYDFLDAMITCQTAPEEAFIKLDGLAGMLTEQLRKLTMQVQEGRHIRDDERVKKAVNEYDDILEKYIPVLMAQAKIYWNLENYSMVEKIFRKSVEFCNDHDVWKLNVAHVLFMQENKYKEAIGFYEPIVKKHYNNILNVSAIVLANLCVSYIMTSQNEEAEELMRKIEKEEEQLSYDDPDKKTYHLCIVNLVIGTLYCAKGNYDFGISRVIKSLEPYNKKLGTDTWYYAKRCFLSLLENMSKHRIVIRENVFQECVQFLEHCEVYGKNVPAVIEQPLEEERMHIGKNTVTYESRQLKALIYEIIGWNM